Proteins from a genomic interval of Lolium perenne isolate Kyuss_39 chromosome 1, Kyuss_2.0, whole genome shotgun sequence:
- the LOC127315950 gene encoding large ribosomal subunit protein uL1c: protein MATAAACASSLLAPPSAACAGPAAASSALFPTSVPSLRAYPRLLLAFRRPAAAAVADPQGAAVLEDDEPAEDDEAPVQFDDVNDDYEDGYGGRGPAFTAPTRPRTGKAALPLKRDRTRSKRYLEIQKLRESKKEYDVPAALSLMKQVANTRFVESAEAHFRMNLDPKYNDQQLRATVNLPKGTGQTVKIAVLTQGEKIDEARAAGADIVGSDDLIEQIKGGFMEFDKLIASPDMMPKVASLGKILGPRGLMPNPKAGTVSPNITQAIDEFKKGKVEFRVDKTGIAHIPFGKVNFPEEDLIANFMAVVRSIERNKPSGAKGIYWKTAYVCSSMGPSIKLNIKEMLDYGADSSN from the exons ATGGCCACAGCCGCGGCCTGCGCCTCCTCCCTCCTCGCGCCGCCCTCCGCCGCGTGCGCCGGCCCGGCGGCCGCCTCCAGCGCGCTCTTCCCCACCTCCGTCCCCTCGCTGCGCGCCTACCCGCGGCTCCTCCTCGCCTTccgccgccccgccgccgccgccgtcgccgacccGCAGGGCGCCGCCGTGCTCgaggacgacgagcccgccgaggacgacgaggcgcccGTCCAGTTCGACGACGTCAACGACGATTACGAGGACGGCTACGGCGGCCGCGGCCCCGCCTTCACCGCCCCCACCCGCCCGCGCACCGGCAAGGCCGCCCTCCCGCTCAAGCGCGACCGC ACGCGGTCCAAGAGGTACCTGGAGATACAGAAGCTGAGGGAGAGCAAGAAGGAGTACGACGTGCCCGCCGCGCTCTCCCTCATGAAGCAGGTCGCCAACACCCGCTTCGTCGAGTCCGCGGAGGCGCATTTCAGGATGAACCTCGACCCAAAGTACAACGACCAGCAGCTCCGAGCCACG GTCAATTTGCCCAAGGGGACGGGACAGACCGTGAAGATTGCAGTTCTCACCCAAG GTGAGAAGATAGATGAAGCGAGAGCAGCAGGAGCTGATATTGTCGGCTCAGATGACTTGATTGAGCAAATAAAAGGAGGATTCATGGAGTTTGACAAATTGATTGCATCACCTGATATGATGCCTAAG GTTGCCAGTTTGGGTAAGATTCTAGGACCAAGAGGATTGATGCCTAACCCCAAAGCTGGTACTGTTTCTCCAAACATTACTCAG GCTATCGATGAGTTCAAGAAAGGTAAAGTTGAATTCAGAGTTGACAAGACAGGGATTGCTCACATTCCTTTCGGCAAGGTTAACTTCCCTGAAGAAGACCTTATTGCAAACTTCATGGCTGTTGTT CGCTCTATTGAGAGGAACAAGCCATCTGGTGCAAAGGGGATATACTGGAAAACAGCATATGTATGCTCATCCATGGGACCTTCAATCAAGCTAAACATAAAAGAAATGCTCGACTATGGCGCTGATTCATCTAACTAG
- the LOC127315958 gene encoding putative NAD kinase 3 isoform X2: protein MSADEAALKACDERTSLSVAASYQAENGFITTVGPAESAKAAYAFLPQTPTESTDAHLVEFAEAMRTVAQALRQVAEGKAAAQAEAAEWKRKYELEKAVKAHKHHTVIKGCSNCVKDKLEHLTSKLTLETASADQTGCCGDHGICSRQILQDQSPGPNQKLDDKTVGRKAPFRLSWGCNEDKNGQHKHDFVSFEKGDITTAERSNKQILLKWESPPQTVLFVTKPNSNAVHALCSEMVRWLKEHNNMNIFVEPRVSKELLIEDSYFNFIQTWANDQEMKTLHTKVDLIVTLGGDGTVLWAASLFRGPVPPVVAFSLGSLGFMTPFPSEKYRECLDNVLKRPFTITLRSRLQCHVIRDAAKDEIVTEEPIIVLNEVTIDRGMSSYLTYLECYCDSSFVTCVQGDGLIISTTSGSTAYSLAAGGSMVHPQVPGILFTPICPHSLSFRPLILPEYVTLRVQVPLNSRGQAWASFDGKGRIQLGPGDALICSVSPWPVPTACLMDSTTDFLRSIHEGLHWNLRKSQSLDGPA from the exons ATGTCCGCGGACGAGGCCGCGCTCAAG GCCTGTGATGAGAGAACAAGCCTTAGTGTGGCTGCCTCGTATCAAGCTGAAAATGGTTTCATCACCACAGTTGGTCCTGCCGAATCAGCGAAGGCAGCTTATGCATTTCTTCCTCAAACTCCTACTGAGTCAACTGACGCGCACCTTGTTGAGTTTGCAGAGGCTATGAGAA CTGTTGCACAAGCACTACGACAAGTCGCGGAAGGAAAAGCTGCTGCTCAAGCAGAGGCAGCTGAGTGGAAGCGCAAGTATGAATTAGAGAAGGCAGTCAAGGCGCACAAGCATCACACTGTAATTAAAG GTTGCAGCAACTGTGTCAAGGACAAGCTAGAGCATTTGACTAGCAAACTGACACTGGAGACTGCCTCGGCTGATCAGACAGGTTGTTGTGGAGACCATGGGATCTGTTCACGTCAAATTCTCCAGGACCAATCTCCTGGACCCAACCAAAAATTGGATGATAAGACTGTTGGAAGAAAG GCACCATTTAGACTTTCATGGGGATGCAATGAAGATAAGAACGGTCAGCACAAGCATGATTTTGTGTCCTTCGAAAAAGGGGATATAACAACAGCAGAACGCAGCAATAAACAG ATTTTGCTAAAATGGGAATCCCCTCCACAAACAGTTCTTTTTGTGACTAAACCTAATTCCAACGCTGTGCATGCTCTCTGCTCCGAAATGGTTCG ATGGCTTAAAGAACATAACAACATGAACATCTTCGTAGAGCCACGAGTTAGCAAGGAACTACTGATTGAAGATTCTTACTTCAACTTTATTCAGACATGGGCTAATG ATCAGGAAATGAAGACATTACATACAAAGGTTGATCTCATTGTAACTCTCGGCGGTGATGGAACTGTTTTATGG GCTGCGTCACTGTTCAGAGGACCAGTTCCTCCAGTTGTTGCATTTTCTCTTGGATCATTGGGCTTCATGACGCCCTTCC CAAGCGAGAAGTATCGTGAATGCTTGGACAATGTACTCAAAAGACCATTTACCATCACGCTAAGGAGCCGTCTGCAGTGTCATGTAATTCGTGATGCGGCCAAGGATGAAATTGTGACTGAGGAACCGATTATAGTGCTAAATGAAGTTACAATTGATCGTGGAATGTCATCTTACCTTACCTACTTAGAATGCTATTGTGATAGCTCTTTTGTTACATGCGTACAAGGAGATGGGCTGATAATATCCACGACATCTGGAAGCACAGCATATTCACTGGCAGCTGGAGGATCCATGGTTCATCCACAG GTCCCAGGGATCCTTTTCACACCAATCTGCCCTCATTCATTGTCATTCCGGCCTTTGATACTGCCTGAATATGTCACTTTGCGCGTGCAAGTACCATTGAACAGCAGAGGGCAAGCATGGGCATCCTTCGACGGCAAGGGTAGAATTCAGCTTGGACCAGGCGATGCCCTCATCTGCAGCGTCTCTCCGTGGCCCGTTCCCACAGCATGCCTGATGGACTCAACGACTGACTTCCTGCGGAGCATCCATGAGGGTCTCCACTGGAACCTCAGGAAGAGCCAATCACTGGACGGCCCTGCCTGA
- the LOC127315958 gene encoding putative NAD kinase 3 isoform X1, translating to MSADEAALKACDERTSLSVAASYQAENGFITTVGPAESAKAAYAFLPQTPTESTDAHLVEFAEAMRTVAQALRQVAEGKAAAQAEAAEWKRKYELEKAVKAHKHHTVIKACAGCSNCVKDKLEHLTSKLTLETASADQTGCCGDHGICSRQILQDQSPGPNQKLDDKTVGRKAPFRLSWGCNEDKNGQHKHDFVSFEKGDITTAERSNKQILLKWESPPQTVLFVTKPNSNAVHALCSEMVRWLKEHNNMNIFVEPRVSKELLIEDSYFNFIQTWANDQEMKTLHTKVDLIVTLGGDGTVLWAASLFRGPVPPVVAFSLGSLGFMTPFPSEKYRECLDNVLKRPFTITLRSRLQCHVIRDAAKDEIVTEEPIIVLNEVTIDRGMSSYLTYLECYCDSSFVTCVQGDGLIISTTSGSTAYSLAAGGSMVHPQVPGILFTPICPHSLSFRPLILPEYVTLRVQVPLNSRGQAWASFDGKGRIQLGPGDALICSVSPWPVPTACLMDSTTDFLRSIHEGLHWNLRKSQSLDGPA from the exons ATGTCCGCGGACGAGGCCGCGCTCAAG GCCTGTGATGAGAGAACAAGCCTTAGTGTGGCTGCCTCGTATCAAGCTGAAAATGGTTTCATCACCACAGTTGGTCCTGCCGAATCAGCGAAGGCAGCTTATGCATTTCTTCCTCAAACTCCTACTGAGTCAACTGACGCGCACCTTGTTGAGTTTGCAGAGGCTATGAGAA CTGTTGCACAAGCACTACGACAAGTCGCGGAAGGAAAAGCTGCTGCTCAAGCAGAGGCAGCTGAGTGGAAGCGCAAGTATGAATTAGAGAAGGCAGTCAAGGCGCACAAGCATCACACTGTAATTAAAG CATGTGCAGGTTGCAGCAACTGTGTCAAGGACAAGCTAGAGCATTTGACTAGCAAACTGACACTGGAGACTGCCTCGGCTGATCAGACAGGTTGTTGTGGAGACCATGGGATCTGTTCACGTCAAATTCTCCAGGACCAATCTCCTGGACCCAACCAAAAATTGGATGATAAGACTGTTGGAAGAAAG GCACCATTTAGACTTTCATGGGGATGCAATGAAGATAAGAACGGTCAGCACAAGCATGATTTTGTGTCCTTCGAAAAAGGGGATATAACAACAGCAGAACGCAGCAATAAACAG ATTTTGCTAAAATGGGAATCCCCTCCACAAACAGTTCTTTTTGTGACTAAACCTAATTCCAACGCTGTGCATGCTCTCTGCTCCGAAATGGTTCG ATGGCTTAAAGAACATAACAACATGAACATCTTCGTAGAGCCACGAGTTAGCAAGGAACTACTGATTGAAGATTCTTACTTCAACTTTATTCAGACATGGGCTAATG ATCAGGAAATGAAGACATTACATACAAAGGTTGATCTCATTGTAACTCTCGGCGGTGATGGAACTGTTTTATGG GCTGCGTCACTGTTCAGAGGACCAGTTCCTCCAGTTGTTGCATTTTCTCTTGGATCATTGGGCTTCATGACGCCCTTCC CAAGCGAGAAGTATCGTGAATGCTTGGACAATGTACTCAAAAGACCATTTACCATCACGCTAAGGAGCCGTCTGCAGTGTCATGTAATTCGTGATGCGGCCAAGGATGAAATTGTGACTGAGGAACCGATTATAGTGCTAAATGAAGTTACAATTGATCGTGGAATGTCATCTTACCTTACCTACTTAGAATGCTATTGTGATAGCTCTTTTGTTACATGCGTACAAGGAGATGGGCTGATAATATCCACGACATCTGGAAGCACAGCATATTCACTGGCAGCTGGAGGATCCATGGTTCATCCACAG GTCCCAGGGATCCTTTTCACACCAATCTGCCCTCATTCATTGTCATTCCGGCCTTTGATACTGCCTGAATATGTCACTTTGCGCGTGCAAGTACCATTGAACAGCAGAGGGCAAGCATGGGCATCCTTCGACGGCAAGGGTAGAATTCAGCTTGGACCAGGCGATGCCCTCATCTGCAGCGTCTCTCCGTGGCCCGTTCCCACAGCATGCCTGATGGACTCAACGACTGACTTCCTGCGGAGCATCCATGAGGGTCTCCACTGGAACCTCAGGAAGAGCCAATCACTGGACGGCCCTGCCTGA
- the LOC127315974 gene encoding uncharacterized protein — translation MDFPLDPVSSMLIYAPYPAEAAVLSLQGEDSVSSNAGPAAAGASVPGNLVDRSGVGDAASCMAGLEMPLPADSAASTRHDNPQSTVSRVDKEILFRVCTAR, via the exons ATGGATTTCCCGCTGGATCCGGTGAGCAG TATGCTTATCTATGCGCCGTATCCAGCTGAGGCAGCAGTGCTGAGTTTACAAGGCGAGGACTCGGTCAGCAGTAACGCTggtccggcggcggcgggtgcgtcGGTGCCTGGGAACCTGGTGGACAGGAGTGGTGTGGGCGATGCAGCTAGCTGCATGGCTGGCCTGGAGATGCCGTTACCCGCTGATTCTGCGGCATCAACTAGGCACGACAATCCACAATCCACAGTCTCCCGGGTGGACAAAGAG ATTCTGTTTCGGGTGTGCACCGCCAGATAG